A region of Streptomyces deccanensis DNA encodes the following proteins:
- a CDS encoding DUF4287 domain-containing protein, translated as MSQVFSEETHRNLLARIPHCTGREVSDWLRKVDEGPALFNFEEKVSWLRHEYDLAYGHAKAIIHEYDLRRAARKLR; from the coding sequence ATGTCCCAAGTCTTCTCCGAGGAGACCCATCGCAACCTGCTCGCCCGCATCCCCCATTGCACCGGTCGCGAAGTCTCCGACTGGCTCCGCAAAGTCGACGAAGGCCCCGCTCTCTTCAATTTCGAGGAGAAGGTCAGCTGGCTCCGGCACGAGTACGACCTCGCGTACGGACACGCCAAAGCGATCATTCACGAGTACGACCTGAGGAGGGCCGCGCGGAAGCTCCGGTGA
- a CDS encoding lipoprotein: protein MGRAARGTALAQLALLAGVLTGCSESAGDGDAKPPGSTTGAATADAEDTAEDAAQEAAKSGGSVGAAGSACELPVAFDTAEKWKAEAVESGPPAEGGSEEDELAAELVEGLLRQGPFTTACEIDAKPAGNIGFIRVWTGEKGATEGDAEALLKEFVAAEGNTSEAKYSEFTSDSDVSGTEVAYLYTSEALEETKKERAFVAVTQDGPVVVHLGGLDTQEHEQMLPAYELAKRTLRTA from the coding sequence GTGGGGAGAGCGGCACGGGGGACGGCACTGGCGCAGCTCGCATTGCTCGCCGGGGTCCTGACAGGGTGCTCGGAGTCGGCGGGGGACGGCGACGCGAAGCCTCCGGGGAGCACCACCGGGGCGGCGACCGCCGACGCGGAGGACACCGCCGAGGACGCTGCCCAGGAGGCCGCCAAGAGCGGCGGCAGTGTCGGCGCGGCCGGTTCCGCCTGCGAGCTCCCGGTCGCCTTCGACACGGCCGAGAAGTGGAAGGCGGAGGCCGTCGAGAGCGGCCCGCCCGCCGAGGGCGGCTCGGAGGAGGACGAGCTCGCGGCCGAGCTGGTCGAGGGGCTGCTGCGGCAGGGACCGTTCACCACCGCGTGCGAGATCGACGCCAAGCCGGCCGGGAACATCGGCTTCATCCGGGTCTGGACCGGCGAGAAGGGCGCCACGGAGGGGGACGCGGAGGCGCTGCTCAAGGAGTTCGTGGCGGCCGAGGGGAACACGAGCGAGGCGAAGTACAGCGAGTTCACCTCCGACTCCGACGTCTCCGGCACCGAGGTCGCGTACCTCTACACCAGCGAGGCCCTGGAGGAGACCAAGAAGGAGCGGGCCTTCGTCGCGGTCACGCAGGACGGGCCCGTCGTCGTCCATCTCGGCGGCCTCGACACCCAGGAGCACGAGCAGATGCTCCCGGCGTACGAACTGGCCAAGCGGACGCTGCGCACGGCCTGA
- a CDS encoding diaminopimelate decarboxylase: MGDRTSGTGGERPGARQDEGDAERTLRLFDTDGERAARRDEAVRAAVEQGLLGPGEPVVALLDVTGIRASAGALRRAFDAVTAPGTPVLHAFAVKATPLVPVLRLLREAGIGAEVASAGELALARAAGVPPRLTVLDSPAKTSAELREALALGIAVNADNPQELDRIDALVRSATTRSPLGIRVNPQVGGGAIDALSTATATSKFGVALRDEGAREWVVRAYLDRPWLSRLHAHTGSQGIPLSLMTRGITETYELAEEINRRIGRRQIDTIDIGGGLPVNFASEAATPTYEQYARLLAEAVPGLFDGRYGLVTEFGRSLLAKHGTVVARVEYTKSAGGRAIAVTHAGVQVATRTVYAPGSWPLRIAAYDAKGRVKVGPTVTQDVAGPACFAGDLLAEGRALPLFEPGDYAAALDTGAYYFAHHYAYNSLPRPGIYGYAPGERGMRFAVVRRAQTVEELVAEAGGAERAGLLGL, translated from the coding sequence ATGGGAGACAGGACCAGCGGGACCGGCGGGGAGAGGCCCGGCGCCCGGCAGGACGAGGGGGACGCCGAGCGCACGTTGCGGCTGTTCGACACCGACGGCGAGCGGGCCGCGCGGCGGGACGAGGCGGTGCGGGCGGCGGTGGAGCAGGGGCTGCTGGGTCCCGGCGAGCCGGTCGTCGCGCTGCTCGACGTGACCGGGATCCGGGCGTCGGCCGGGGCGCTGCGCAGGGCGTTCGACGCGGTGACGGCGCCGGGGACGCCCGTGCTGCACGCGTTCGCGGTGAAGGCGACGCCGCTGGTGCCCGTGCTGCGGCTGCTGCGCGAGGCGGGGATCGGCGCGGAGGTGGCGAGTGCCGGGGAGCTGGCCCTGGCGCGGGCGGCCGGGGTGCCGCCGAGGCTGACCGTGCTCGACTCCCCCGCCAAGACGTCGGCCGAGCTGCGGGAGGCGCTGGCGCTGGGCATCGCCGTCAACGCGGACAATCCGCAGGAGCTGGACCGCATCGACGCGCTCGTCCGGTCGGCCACCACCCGCTCCCCCCTCGGCATCCGGGTGAACCCGCAGGTCGGCGGCGGCGCGATCGACGCACTGTCCACGGCGACGGCCACCTCGAAGTTCGGGGTGGCGCTCCGGGACGAGGGCGCCCGCGAGTGGGTCGTACGGGCGTATCTGGACCGGCCCTGGCTGAGCCGGCTGCACGCGCACACCGGGTCGCAGGGGATCCCGCTGTCGCTGATGACGCGGGGGATCACGGAGACGTACGAGCTGGCGGAGGAGATCAACCGGCGGATCGGGCGGCGGCAGATCGACACGATCGACATCGGCGGCGGGCTGCCGGTGAACTTCGCCTCGGAGGCGGCGACGCCGACGTACGAGCAGTACGCGCGGCTGCTGGCGGAGGCGGTGCCGGGGCTGTTCGACGGGCGGTACGGGCTGGTGACCGAGTTCGGGCGGTCGCTGCTGGCGAAGCACGGGACGGTCGTCGCGCGGGTGGAGTACACGAAGAGCGCGGGCGGCCGGGCCATCGCGGTCACCCACGCCGGGGTGCAGGTGGCGACGCGGACGGTGTACGCGCCGGGGTCGTGGCCGCTGCGGATCGCCGCGTACGACGCGAAGGGGCGGGTGAAGGTGGGGCCGACGGTGACGCAGGACGTGGCGGGGCCCGCCTGTTTCGCCGGGGACCTGCTGGCGGAGGGGCGCGCACTGCCGCTGTTCGAGCCCGGGGACTACGCGGCCGCGCTGGACACCGGCGCGTACTACTTCGCGCACCACTACGCGTACAACTCCCTGCCCCGGCCCGGGATCTACGGGTACGCGCCCGGGGAGAGGGGGATGCGGTTCGCGGTGGTGCGGCGGGCGCAGACCGTGGAGGAGCTCGTGGCGGAGGCGGGGGGAGCCGAGCGGGCGGGGCTGCTGGGGCTTTGA
- a CDS encoding APC family permease — protein MSTTEGTAASPAPAEEAGLKRVLGPKLLILFVIGDILGTGIYATTGKVAGKVGGALWLPFVIGFVVAILTAASYVELVGKYPKAAGAALYTQKAFKLPFLTFIVAFMVMCSGLSSASAAARAFSGDYLDELTNGALPPTLVAITFIVLLAALNLRGVSESVKTNVVLTLVELTGLLIILTIGAWAVLSGDGEPSRLTEFEASGTGYALLTSVLGATALGFFAFVGFEDSVNMAEETKNPTRTFPRAIFIGVAVTGTIYVLVALVSSLLVDAETLAGSSGPLLEVVKAGGVDFPHKLFALIALFAVTNSALINIMMASRLCYGMANERILPRGMARVLPRRRTPVVGIVFVTLLAIGLVSTGEIEGLGDTTAFLLLCVFAVVNIAVLVLRRDRVDHAHFRTPTALPVLGALTALILASPLADRPADVYIRAGVLLVIGIALWAVNKLVLRTRGE, from the coding sequence TTGTCCACCACCGAAGGCACCGCCGCGTCACCTGCGCCCGCCGAGGAGGCCGGCCTCAAGCGGGTGCTCGGACCGAAGCTGCTGATCCTCTTCGTGATCGGCGACATCCTCGGCACCGGCATCTACGCGACCACGGGCAAGGTCGCCGGGAAGGTCGGCGGAGCGCTCTGGCTCCCCTTCGTGATCGGCTTCGTGGTGGCGATCCTGACGGCGGCGTCGTACGTCGAACTGGTCGGCAAGTACCCGAAGGCGGCCGGGGCGGCCCTCTACACGCAGAAGGCGTTCAAGCTGCCCTTCCTCACGTTCATCGTCGCCTTCATGGTGATGTGCTCGGGCCTGTCGTCCGCGAGCGCCGCCGCGCGCGCCTTCAGCGGTGACTACCTGGACGAGCTGACGAACGGTGCGCTGCCGCCCACCCTGGTCGCCATCACCTTCATCGTCCTGCTGGCCGCCCTCAACCTGCGGGGCGTCTCCGAGTCGGTGAAGACGAACGTGGTGCTGACCCTGGTCGAGCTGACCGGCCTGCTGATCATCCTCACGATCGGCGCGTGGGCGGTGCTGAGCGGTGACGGCGAGCCGTCCCGCCTGACCGAGTTCGAGGCGAGCGGCACGGGATACGCCCTGCTCACCAGCGTCCTCGGCGCCACCGCCCTCGGTTTCTTCGCCTTCGTCGGCTTCGAGGACTCGGTGAACATGGCGGAGGAGACGAAGAACCCGACCCGGACCTTCCCCCGTGCGATCTTCATCGGGGTCGCCGTGACGGGCACGATCTACGTGCTGGTGGCGCTGGTCTCGTCGCTCCTGGTGGACGCCGAGACCCTGGCGGGCTCCAGCGGTCCGCTCCTCGAAGTGGTGAAGGCCGGCGGGGTGGACTTCCCGCACAAGCTCTTCGCCCTGATCGCCCTCTTCGCGGTCACCAACTCCGCCCTGATCAACATCATGATGGCCTCCCGCCTCTGCTACGGCATGGCCAACGAGCGCATCCTCCCGCGCGGCATGGCCCGCGTCCTGCCGCGCCGGCGTACGCCGGTCGTGGGCATCGTCTTCGTCACCCTCCTCGCGATCGGGCTGGTCTCCACCGGGGAGATCGAGGGCCTCGGTGACACCACCGCGTTCCTGTTGCTCTGTGTCTTCGCCGTCGTCAACATCGCGGTCCTGGTCCTGCGCCGGGACCGCGTCGACCACGCCCACTTCCGGACGCCGACGGCCCTGCCGGTGCTCGGCGCCCTGACGGCCCTGATCCTGGCGAGCCCGCTGGCCGACCGGCCGGCCGACGTCTACATCCGCGCGGGTGTCCTCCTGGTCATCGGCATCGCACTGTGGGCGGTGAACAAGCTGGTCCTCCGCACGCGGGGCGAATGA
- a CDS encoding SGNH/GDSL hydrolase family protein yields MTSMSRARVARRIAAGAAYGGGGIGLLGAAAVGVVLAEVRMAKRVVGNGHSPHPPSAEGVYGHTHGSRYGRAYGYGSYGSSYDAPDDPPLRLVMLGDSTAAGQGVHRSRQTPGALIASGLAAVAERPVLLRNVALPGAQSDDLDRQVALVLEDPAQVPDVCVIMIGANDVTHRMPPTRSVRHLSAAVRRLRTAGAEVVVGTCPDLGTLEPVQQPLRWLARRASRQLAAAQTIGTVEQGGRTVSLGDLLGPEFEQNPRELFGPDNYHPSAEGYATAAMAVLPTVCAALGLWPADEERPDASRREGFLPVARAAAEAASEAGTEVTAAMPTGPRGPWALLKRRRRRRVPATDPAPAATAEAQPGA; encoded by the coding sequence ATGACGAGCATGTCCAGAGCAAGGGTGGCCCGCCGCATCGCGGCGGGCGCGGCGTACGGCGGTGGCGGCATCGGTCTGCTGGGTGCGGCGGCCGTGGGCGTGGTGCTGGCCGAGGTGCGGATGGCCAAGCGCGTCGTGGGCAACGGGCACAGCCCGCACCCGCCGAGCGCGGAGGGTGTGTACGGCCACACGCACGGCAGCCGGTACGGTCGCGCGTACGGCTACGGCTCGTACGGCAGTTCGTACGACGCCCCTGACGATCCCCCGCTCCGCCTCGTCATGCTCGGTGACTCCACCGCCGCCGGTCAGGGCGTCCACCGGTCCCGGCAGACCCCGGGCGCGCTGATCGCCTCGGGGCTCGCGGCGGTCGCCGAGCGCCCGGTGCTGCTGCGCAACGTCGCGCTGCCGGGGGCACAGTCGGACGACCTCGACCGGCAGGTCGCCCTGGTCCTGGAGGACCCGGCCCAGGTCCCCGACGTCTGCGTGATCATGATCGGCGCGAACGACGTGACCCACCGGATGCCGCCGACCCGCTCCGTCCGCCATCTCTCCGCGGCCGTACGGCGGCTGCGGACCGCCGGGGCCGAGGTGGTGGTGGGCACCTGTCCCGACCTCGGCACGCTCGAGCCGGTGCAGCAGCCGTTGCGCTGGCTCGCCCGCCGGGCCTCGCGGCAGTTGGCGGCCGCCCAGACGATCGGAACCGTCGAGCAGGGCGGCCGCACCGTGTCGCTGGGCGACCTCCTCGGCCCCGAGTTCGAACAGAACCCGCGCGAGCTGTTCGGCCCCGACAACTACCACCCCTCCGCCGAGGGCTACGCGACCGCCGCGATGGCCGTCCTGCCGACGGTGTGCGCGGCGCTGGGCCTCTGGCCGGCGGACGAGGAGCGGCCGGACGCCAGCCGTCGCGAGGGCTTCCTGCCGGTGGCCCGCGCGGCCGCGGAGGCCGCGTCGGAGGCGGGTACGGAGGTGACGGCCGCGATGCCTACGGGGCCGCGTGGGCCGTGGGCTCTGCTGAAGCGGCGGCGTCGGCGGAGGGTGCCGGCGACGGACCCGGCGCCGGCCGCTACCGCGGAGGCGCAGCCGGGCGCCTAG
- a CDS encoding roadblock/LC7 domain-containing protein, whose protein sequence is MAAEAEVLDELHRLRARVPQLTGALAASVDGLVLAHDTPGVEPEGLAALTAAALGVAVRMTDAAGRGELRELLLRGDHGYVATYAAGSSAVLTLLAQDRVNVGRLHLEGRRAGGRIGELVDALPRPDDSAASNARAAATRNPARSLARTADGTTPGPPAQTPAPTPAKATVRSTMPRRTPRATTPRPTPRTTPNAPTTSES, encoded by the coding sequence ATGGCCGCGGAGGCCGAAGTCCTCGACGAACTGCACCGGTTGAGGGCCCGTGTACCCCAGTTGACCGGCGCGCTGGCGGCCAGTGTGGACGGGCTGGTCCTCGCCCACGACACCCCCGGCGTGGAACCCGAGGGCCTGGCGGCGCTCACCGCGGCCGCGCTCGGTGTCGCCGTACGGATGACGGACGCCGCAGGCCGGGGCGAGCTCCGTGAACTGCTGCTGCGCGGCGACCACGGCTACGTGGCGACGTACGCGGCGGGTTCCTCCGCCGTGCTGACGCTGCTGGCCCAGGACCGGGTCAACGTGGGCCGGCTCCACCTGGAGGGCCGTCGGGCGGGCGGCCGGATCGGCGAGCTGGTGGACGCCCTGCCCCGGCCCGACGACTCGGCCGCGAGCAACGCCAGGGCGGCGGCCACCCGGAACCCGGCCCGGTCGTTGGCCAGGACCGCCGACGGGACCACGCCCGGGCCCCCGGCCCAGACACCGGCCCCGACTCCGGCCAAGGCCACGGTCAGGTCGACCATGCCCCGCCGTACGCCCCGCGCCACCACCCCACGCCCCACCCCCCGAACCACTCCCAACGCACCTACCACCAGTGAGAGTTGA
- a CDS encoding MurR/RpiR family transcriptional regulator yields the protein MSADNGTGMTDSPAARLQTLFEGHRLTPTQRRIAHSMVRRAADVPFLSSVELAELAGVSQPSVTRFAVALGFDGYPALRRHLRDVGPTEPAPDTTAYNEYQQAVEAEIENLRHLAEVLADPAPVARAGRLLAASRPLPVLGLRAAASQAYGFAYFAAKVHPDVRLLHEGGSMLHDRIDAAVRGGATALLCFALPRHPREVVETLTYAKEAGLFVVTVADSAFAPVAKVSDLLLPAAVGTGLAFDTACAPMLLGRVLLEAMCDDLPDAQARLEEFDAKAATRGLFVE from the coding sequence ATGAGCGCGGACAACGGCACGGGCATGACGGACAGTCCCGCCGCGCGGCTGCAGACGCTCTTCGAGGGGCACCGGCTGACGCCCACCCAGCGACGCATCGCCCACAGCATGGTGCGGCGGGCGGCCGACGTGCCGTTCCTGTCGAGTGTGGAGCTGGCGGAGCTGGCCGGGGTGAGCCAGCCGTCCGTGACCCGGTTCGCGGTGGCGCTGGGCTTCGACGGCTACCCGGCGCTGCGCCGGCACCTGCGGGACGTCGGGCCCACCGAGCCGGCCCCGGACACCACCGCGTACAACGAGTACCAGCAGGCCGTCGAGGCCGAGATCGAGAACCTGCGGCATCTGGCCGAGGTGCTCGCCGACCCGGCCCCGGTGGCGCGGGCCGGGCGCCTGCTGGCCGCGTCCCGCCCGCTGCCGGTGCTCGGACTGCGGGCCGCGGCCTCCCAGGCGTACGGGTTCGCCTACTTCGCCGCCAAGGTCCACCCCGACGTACGGCTGCTGCACGAGGGCGGCAGCATGCTCCACGACCGCATCGACGCCGCCGTGCGCGGGGGCGCGACCGCGCTGCTCTGCTTCGCGCTGCCGCGCCACCCCCGCGAGGTCGTCGAGACCCTGACGTACGCCAAGGAGGCGGGGCTCTTCGTCGTCACGGTCGCCGACTCCGCGTTCGCGCCCGTCGCCAAGGTCTCCGACCTGCTGCTGCCCGCCGCCGTCGGGACCGGGCTCGCCTTCGACACGGCCTGTGCCCCCATGCTGCTGGGCCGGGTGCTCCTGGAGGCCATGTGCGACGACCTGCCGGACGCCCAGGCCCGGCTGGAGGAGTTCGACGCGAAGGCCGCGACCAGGGGGTTGTTCGTCGAGTAG
- a CDS encoding acetyl-CoA C-acetyltransferase: protein MPEAVIVSAARSPIGRAFKGSLKDLRPDDLTTTIVAAALAKVPELDPRDIDDLMLGCGLPGGEQGHNLGRIVAVQLGMDHLPGCTITRYCSSSLQTSRMALHAIKAGEGDVFISAGVEVVSSSARGTSDIHTARNPLFAEAEARTEAVSKSVGASWHDPREDGLLPDPYIAMGQTAENLARQWGVTRQEMDEFGVRSQNLAEEAIGKGFWEREITPVTLPDGTVVSKDDGPRAGVTLEAVQGLKPVFREDGLVTAGNCCPLNDGAAALVIMSDTKARDLGLTPLARIVSTGVSGLSPEIMGYGPVEASKQALSRAGLTVDDIDLFEINEAFAAQVIPSYRDLNIPLDKLNVNGGAIAVGHPFGMTGARITGTLINSLQFHDKQFGLETMCVGGGQGMAMVIERLS from the coding sequence ATGCCCGAAGCCGTGATCGTCTCAGCCGCCCGCTCCCCCATCGGCCGCGCTTTCAAGGGCTCGCTGAAGGACCTGCGCCCCGACGACCTGACCACCACCATCGTCGCGGCCGCCCTCGCGAAGGTCCCGGAGCTGGACCCGAGGGACATCGACGACCTGATGCTGGGCTGCGGCCTCCCCGGCGGCGAGCAGGGCCACAACCTGGGCCGGATCGTGGCCGTACAGCTGGGCATGGACCACCTGCCGGGCTGCACGATCACCCGTTACTGTTCCTCCTCGCTCCAGACCTCCCGCATGGCCCTGCACGCCATCAAGGCCGGCGAGGGCGACGTCTTCATCTCGGCCGGTGTCGAGGTCGTCAGCAGCAGCGCGCGCGGCACCAGCGACATCCACACCGCCCGCAACCCGCTCTTCGCCGAGGCCGAGGCCCGCACGGAGGCGGTCTCGAAGTCGGTCGGCGCCTCCTGGCACGACCCGCGCGAGGACGGCCTGCTCCCCGACCCCTACATCGCGATGGGGCAGACCGCCGAGAACCTGGCCCGCCAGTGGGGCGTGACCCGGCAGGAGATGGACGAGTTCGGCGTCCGTTCGCAGAACCTCGCCGAGGAGGCCATCGGCAAGGGCTTCTGGGAGCGCGAGATCACCCCCGTGACGCTGCCCGACGGCACCGTCGTCAGCAAGGACGACGGCCCGCGCGCCGGCGTCACCCTGGAGGCCGTGCAGGGCCTGAAGCCGGTCTTCCGCGAGGACGGCCTGGTCACCGCAGGCAACTGCTGCCCACTGAACGACGGCGCCGCCGCCCTGGTGATCATGTCCGACACCAAGGCGCGGGACCTCGGCCTCACCCCGCTCGCCCGGATCGTCTCCACCGGCGTCTCCGGCCTCTCCCCCGAGATCATGGGCTACGGCCCGGTGGAGGCGTCGAAGCAGGCGCTGTCCCGCGCGGGTCTCACCGTCGACGACATCGACCTGTTCGAGATCAACGAGGCCTTCGCCGCCCAGGTGATCCCCTCCTACCGCGACCTGAACATCCCGCTGGACAAGCTGAACGTGAACGGCGGCGCCATCGCCGTCGGCCACCCCTTCGGCATGACCGGCGCCCGGATCACCGGCACGCTCATCAACTCCCTCCAGTTCCACGACAAGCAGTTCGGCCTGGAGACGATGTGCGTCGGCGGCGGCCAGGGCATGGCGATGGTCATCGAGCGCCTCAGCTGA
- a CDS encoding aromatic amino acid ammonia-lyase, translating to MSSRIMGATDAPVAAAGPSAPVGPAASAGLVVLDGCALGVADVVRLADGVVRPVPDGAAMRRVEESWEAARLIAATGRVYGRSTGVGANRTEDVPTEAAAEHGLRLLRSHAGAIGEELPARQVRAMLAVRANQLLAGGAGLRPGVVTALCAALESGAYPVVNEFGSVGTGDIAALAQVGLALAGEHPWRGPAPVSGESGVPEAQSLDNNDALALISSNALTLGQAALALHELRGLIAATQVVAGLSLLAVDGSHEAYAAPVHVARAHRGAREVARRMRELIGAADRPTPPLGRLQDPYGFRCLPQIHGPALDAADALAGVLEVEFNAAAENPLIIPEDMAAYHHGGFYQAQLALALDHFRLAVTQVARLSTSRLSSLNEPAYTRLRPFLADHEPASSGVMILEYAAGAALGDLRAFSAPASLGHAVLSRGVEEQASFASLAARQTLRACGAYRLVVGCELVAAVRALRQRDLRPDPGLPVARALELAEAVLDPDPADRPLTADVSAAAVLLDRFTEIWTDVQADPLRGSAS from the coding sequence ATGTCCTCTCGGATCATGGGCGCGACGGACGCCCCCGTTGCCGCCGCCGGGCCGAGCGCGCCGGTCGGGCCTGCCGCTTCTGCCGGGCTCGTCGTTCTCGACGGGTGTGCGCTGGGGGTCGCCGACGTCGTGCGGCTCGCCGACGGGGTCGTTCGGCCGGTGCCCGACGGCGCGGCGATGCGGCGGGTCGAGGAATCGTGGGAGGCCGCCCGGCTGATCGCGGCGACCGGACGGGTGTACGGCCGCTCGACCGGGGTCGGCGCCAACCGCACCGAGGACGTGCCCACCGAGGCCGCCGCCGAGCACGGTCTGCGGCTGCTGCGCAGTCATGCCGGGGCCATCGGTGAGGAACTGCCCGCCCGGCAGGTACGGGCCATGCTCGCCGTACGCGCCAATCAGCTGCTCGCGGGCGGGGCGGGGTTGCGGCCCGGTGTCGTGACCGCGCTCTGCGCGGCGCTGGAGAGCGGCGCGTACCCCGTGGTCAACGAGTTCGGTTCGGTGGGCACGGGCGACATCGCGGCCCTGGCCCAGGTGGGGCTGGCGCTGGCGGGGGAGCATCCGTGGCGGGGGCCGGCACCGGTGTCGGGGGAGTCCGGCGTGCCCGAGGCGCAGTCGCTCGACAACAACGACGCGCTCGCGCTGATCAGCAGCAACGCGCTCACGCTCGGACAGGCCGCGCTCGCGCTGCACGAACTGCGGGGGCTGATCGCGGCCACCCAGGTCGTCGCCGGGCTCTCGCTGCTCGCCGTGGACGGCTCGCACGAGGCGTACGCGGCGCCCGTGCACGTCGCGCGCGCCCACCGGGGGGCGCGCGAGGTGGCCCGGCGCATGCGGGAGCTGATCGGCGCGGCCGACCGGCCCACACCTCCGCTGGGGCGGCTCCAGGACCCGTACGGCTTCCGGTGCCTGCCGCAGATCCACGGGCCCGCGCTGGACGCGGCCGACGCGCTGGCGGGCGTCCTGGAGGTGGAGTTCAACGCTGCGGCGGAGAACCCGCTGATCATCCCGGAGGACATGGCCGCGTACCACCACGGCGGCTTCTACCAGGCCCAACTGGCCCTCGCCCTGGACCACTTCCGGCTGGCCGTGACCCAGGTGGCACGGCTGTCGACCTCCCGGCTCTCCTCGCTCAACGAGCCCGCCTACACCCGGCTGCGGCCCTTCCTCGCCGACCACGAGCCCGCCTCCTCGGGCGTGATGATCCTGGAGTACGCCGCCGGGGCCGCCCTCGGTGACCTGCGGGCCTTCTCCGCGCCCGCGTCGCTCGGTCACGCTGTACTCTCCCGGGGCGTCGAGGAACAGGCCAGCTTCGCCTCGCTCGCCGCCCGGCAGACGCTGCGGGCGTGCGGCGCGTACCGGCTCGTCGTCGGCTGCGAACTCGTCGCGGCGGTACGGGCGTTGCGCCAGCGGGACCTGCGGCCGGATCCCGGCCTGCCCGTCGCGCGGGCGCTGGAGCTGGCGGAGGCCGTGCTCGACCCGGACCCCGCCGACCGGCCGCTGACGGCGGACGTGAGCGCGGCGGCCGTACTGCTCGACCGGTTCACCGAGATCTGGACGGACGTCCAGGCGGATCCACTGAGGGGGAGCGCGTCATGA
- a CDS encoding cystathionine beta-synthase gives MQIHDSMISLVGNTPLLRLNSVTEGIQATVLAKVEYFNPGGSVKDRIALRMIEAAEKSGELKPGGTIVEPTSGNTGVGLAIVAQQKGYKCIFVCPDKVSTDKINVLRAYGAEVVVCPTAVDPEHPDSYYNVSDRLVRETPGAWKPDQYSNPNNPLSHYHSTGPELWEQTEGRITHFVTGVGTGGTISGTGRYLKDASDGRVKVIGADPEGSVYSGGSGRPYLVEGVGEDFWPTAYDRTVADEIVAVSDKDSFQMTRRLAKEEGLLVGGSCGMAVVAALEVAKRLGPDDIVVVLLPDSGRGYLSKIFNDEWMADYGFLEDEGPSARVGDVLSHKEHGAIPSLVHMHPDETVGQAIEVLREYGVSQMPIVKPGAGHPDVMAAEVVGSVVERELLDALFTQRASLDDPLEKHMSAPLPQVGSGEPVGDLMTVLGSADAAIVLVEGKPTGVVSRQDLLAFLAKGGVKQ, from the coding sequence GTGCAAATCCACGACTCGATGATCAGCCTCGTCGGCAACACCCCGCTGCTGAGGCTCAACAGCGTGACCGAGGGCATCCAGGCGACCGTCCTGGCCAAGGTCGAGTACTTCAATCCCGGCGGTTCCGTGAAGGACCGCATCGCGCTGCGCATGATCGAGGCGGCGGAGAAGAGCGGGGAGCTCAAGCCCGGCGGCACGATCGTCGAGCCCACCAGCGGAAACACCGGTGTGGGGCTCGCCATCGTCGCCCAGCAGAAGGGCTACAAGTGCATCTTCGTGTGCCCCGACAAGGTGAGCACCGACAAGATCAACGTACTGCGGGCGTACGGGGCCGAGGTCGTCGTCTGCCCCACGGCGGTCGACCCCGAGCACCCCGACTCGTACTACAACGTGTCCGACCGGCTGGTCCGTGAGACGCCCGGCGCCTGGAAGCCGGACCAGTACTCCAACCCCAACAACCCGCTCTCCCACTACCACTCGACCGGCCCTGAGCTGTGGGAGCAGACGGAGGGGCGGATCACCCATTTCGTGACGGGCGTGGGGACCGGCGGCACCATCTCCGGCACCGGCCGGTACCTGAAGGACGCCAGTGACGGTCGCGTCAAGGTGATCGGTGCCGACCCCGAGGGGTCGGTCTACTCCGGCGGCTCTGGGCGCCCGTACCTCGTCGAGGGCGTCGGCGAGGACTTCTGGCCGACCGCGTACGACCGGACCGTCGCCGACGAGATCGTCGCCGTGTCCGACAAGGACTCCTTCCAGATGACCCGGCGGCTGGCCAAGGAGGAGGGCCTGCTGGTGGGCGGCTCCTGCGGCATGGCCGTCGTCGCCGCCCTGGAGGTCGCGAAGCGCCTCGGCCCGGACGACATCGTGGTCGTCCTGCTGCCCGACAGCGGGCGCGGCTACCTCAGCAAGATCTTCAACGACGAGTGGATGGCCGACTACGGCTTCCTGGAGGACGAGGGCCCGAGCGCGCGCGTCGGCGACGTCCTCAGCCACAAGGAGCACGGCGCCATTCCGTCCCTCGTCCACATGCACCCGGACGAGACGGTCGGTCAGGCGATCGAGGTGCTGCGCGAGTACGGCGTCTCGCAGATGCCGATCGTGAAGCCGGGCGCCGGTCACCCGGACGTCATGGCCGCCGAGGTGGTCGGCTCCGTCGTCGAACGCGAGCTGCTGGACGCCCTGTTCACCCAGCGCGCCTCGCTCGACGACCCGCTGGAGAAGCACATGTCCGCGCCGCTGCCGCAGGTCGGCTCCGGTGAGCCGGTCGGTGACCTGATGACCGTGCTCGGCTCGGCGGACGCGGCCATCGTGCTGGTCGAGGGCAAGCCGACCGGTGTGGTCAGCCGGCAGGACCTGCTCGCGTTCCTCGCCAAGGGCGGGGTCAAGCAGTAG